In a single window of the Palaemon carinicauda isolate YSFRI2023 chromosome 10, ASM3689809v2, whole genome shotgun sequence genome:
- the LOC137648523 gene encoding shematrin-like protein 1, whose amino-acid sequence MRTVLIAILLAASAAAEQKRSADPHFLGGFYSYGLPLYGGFGNGFGNGFGFPSIYSYGYGYPFYTSPFGTVWKRSADANPSPVPHRISKRSADPVADPNPHTIWNSPYSYGLGYGGVGGFGRRFGIGYGGFGGNGGLYGFPSSTFTYVNRFPSYGYGYGW is encoded by the exons ATGAGGACCGTACTG ATTGCGATACTGTTGGCAGCCTCCGCCGCTGCAGAGCAGAAGCGTTCGGCGGATCCTCACTTCCTCGGCGGATTCTATTCCTACGGCTTACCCCTCTACGGCGGATTCGGAAACGGATTTGGAAACGGATTTGGATTCCCCTCGATCTacagctatggctacggctacccCTTCTACACCAGTCCATTTGGTACCGTCTGGAAAAGGAGTGCCGACGCGAACCCCTCACCCGTCCCGCACCGCATCTCGAAGAGGAGCGCTGATCCGGTAGCCGACCCGAATCCACACACTATTTGGAATAGTCCTTACTCGTACGGCCTAGGCTACGGTGGAGTTGGAGGGTTTGGAAGGAGGTTTGGAATCGGATACGGAGGATTCGGTGGGAATGGGGGCTTGTACGGATTCCCAAGCTCCACATTCACATACGTAAATCGGTTTCCAAGCTATGGGTATGGATATGGGTGGTGA